One Olsenella sp. oral taxon 807 DNA segment encodes these proteins:
- a CDS encoding Na+/H+ antiporter: METLEFVLIVLSCVALSSVLDKFSHVSLPVLQVAIGLVITLVAPSVLEVRIDAELFLVLFIAPLLFNETREADPKALWNSRADILSLAIGLVVASVLTLGYALNWLVPSIPLAAAFAFAAALGPTDAATVTALRSSVCLTERQRTLLSGESLINDASGVVAFQFSVAAAVTGAFSVTAVLGSFALLFVGGIVVGFFVGLLLSLLIGMLRRLGFEDVTAHVLYEVLTPFLVYLFAESLHVSGILAVVAAGLVIARPAPRLSSPTAARQRLVSDSFWRVISFLINGTVFVFLGMQLPLAVTPGLNGGLGLIEIVGIVLTMALLSHACRFLWLYLMELLRRKRGQHLCGPGKDLVRDVLVTTIAGAKGAVTLSIALTLPYTVDSGAAFPQRELIITITAGVILTTLLLADSLLPRLAPMPDSEGNLQERVREGSIAVLSATLGELRAMMSDSRIEARYIPALRLTITRYSSRLLFERISTPETGPETLAIIRDTNTFQEARLKELHLRHLRHHDETPWETILEDIRSIRRSVGYIGPMANIGTRTDGNSRLRMLASTLRRTLHRLWSPNGNIRTISDDDRAYFQACIYAIELEYTEIERLNEIAAGADSRRAEIAKNLLVEHESAVESIWSRINIGQEGADTGRQSSYVLPYNLDSHEIAPRFREQIAHAREYADDVDENALRIELDQIIRLQSEGTIDREVATKLRENVYYLQMAYSE, translated from the coding sequence GTGGAAACCCTCGAGTTCGTCCTCATCGTGCTGTCCTGCGTCGCGCTGTCATCTGTGCTCGATAAGTTCTCACACGTCTCGCTACCGGTCCTACAGGTCGCAATAGGCCTGGTGATCACCCTCGTTGCGCCCAGCGTGCTTGAGGTCCGCATCGACGCTGAGCTGTTCCTCGTGCTTTTCATCGCGCCGCTCCTCTTCAACGAGACGCGTGAGGCAGATCCCAAGGCCCTCTGGAACTCGCGGGCTGACATCCTGTCACTCGCGATCGGCCTGGTGGTCGCATCCGTCCTGACGCTTGGCTACGCCCTCAACTGGCTCGTGCCTTCCATCCCCCTGGCGGCGGCCTTCGCCTTCGCCGCAGCCCTCGGCCCCACGGACGCCGCGACCGTCACCGCGCTGCGCTCCTCCGTATGCCTCACCGAGCGCCAAAGGACGCTACTTTCCGGCGAGTCGCTCATCAACGATGCCTCGGGTGTCGTGGCGTTCCAGTTTTCGGTCGCCGCAGCCGTGACAGGGGCGTTTTCCGTGACGGCCGTGCTCGGCTCCTTCGCGCTGCTGTTCGTCGGGGGCATCGTAGTCGGCTTTTTCGTGGGTTTGCTCCTCTCACTGCTCATAGGCATGCTCCGCCGCCTGGGCTTTGAGGACGTCACGGCACACGTCCTCTATGAGGTACTGACGCCGTTTCTCGTGTACCTCTTTGCCGAGTCCCTCCATGTCAGCGGCATCTTGGCCGTCGTCGCCGCAGGGCTTGTCATCGCCCGGCCGGCCCCGCGTCTCTCCTCGCCCACCGCAGCCCGGCAGAGGCTCGTCTCCGATAGCTTCTGGCGCGTCATCTCGTTTCTCATCAACGGAACGGTCTTCGTCTTTCTGGGCATGCAGCTCCCACTTGCGGTCACTCCCGGCCTTAACGGCGGCCTGGGCCTCATTGAGATCGTCGGCATCGTCCTCACCATGGCGCTCCTGTCACACGCCTGCCGCTTCCTCTGGCTCTACCTGATGGAGCTCCTTCGCAGAAAGCGCGGCCAGCACCTGTGCGGACCGGGGAAGGACCTGGTCAGAGACGTGCTGGTCACGACCATCGCGGGCGCAAAGGGAGCAGTGACGCTGTCGATCGCCTTGACGCTCCCCTACACCGTCGACTCGGGGGCAGCCTTTCCCCAACGCGAGCTCATCATCACCATCACCGCAGGCGTCATCCTCACCACCCTCCTGCTCGCCGACAGCCTCCTGCCTCGCCTTGCGCCCATGCCGGATAGCGAAGGCAACTTGCAGGAGCGCGTGCGTGAGGGTTCCATCGCAGTTCTCTCTGCCACACTTGGGGAACTCCGGGCGATGATGAGCGACAGCCGCATCGAGGCGAGGTACATCCCCGCCCTGCGACTCACCATCACCCGCTACTCCAGCCGCCTCCTCTTCGAGCGCATCAGCACGCCCGAGACCGGACCCGAGACCCTCGCGATCATCCGCGATACCAACACGTTCCAAGAGGCCCGCCTCAAGGAGTTGCACCTGCGCCATCTGAGGCACCACGATGAGACGCCCTGGGAGACCATCCTCGAGGACATCCGATCCATTCGCCGCTCAGTGGGCTACATTGGCCCCATGGCAAACATCGGTACGCGCACAGACGGCAACTCACGCCTCCGGATGCTGGCGAGCACCTTGAGGCGTACCCTACACCGCCTCTGGTCGCCCAATGGCAACATCCGCACCATCTCCGACGACGATCGGGCGTACTTCCAGGCCTGCATCTACGCCATCGAGCTCGAATACACCGAGATAGAGCGCCTGAACGAGATCGCCGCAGGTGCCGACTCACGCAGGGCAGAAATAGCCAAGAACCTGCTCGTGGAGCACGAGTCTGCGGTCGAGTCCATCTGGAGCCGCATCAACATCGGTCAGGAGGGTGCCGACACCGGTCGCCAGAGCTCCTACGTCCTTCCCTATAACCTTGACTCGCACGAGATTGCCCCGCGCTTCAGGGAGCAGATAGCCCACGCGCGCGAGTACGCGGACGACGTCGACGAAAACGCCCTGCGCATCGAGCTGGACCAGATCATACGGCTCCAATCGGAGGGCACCATCGATCGCGAGGTGGCCACCAAACTTCGCGAGAACGTCTACTATCTGCAGATGGCATACAGCGAGTGA